CCATCTCTTCAAAAATATGATCGCGCCCACTCCAGGTAATAACTTCCTGATCGGTAATTGTGTCATTTGCCTTTTGATTGATGACATATAATAATGAAGTTATCTGAGGAAATTCAGTCTGAATGTGACTCATCAGTTTTTCTCTTTTCTCTCGGTCATCTTCATAGAATACAACAATAAGCATCCACTCACCAATAGAAGTGTTTCTTACAACAAGTGTTCGCATCAACCCTTCCTGATTACGAAGATCAAAAAAGGAGTAATCATTATCAAGACAAAACTTACGAAAACTGTTTCTTATATCATTCTGGAGATCATCCATCAGCCAGCACTTATTGATATCAAGCACTTTATCAAACATGCCAGGAATATGAAAGCCCAATGCATTTTTACGAGAGAACTCCTTATCCGACGATATCTCAGCATCCGTAAGCCATCTCTTATCAGAGAAAGTATACTCCAGCTTATTTCTGTAGAAATTTGTTTTAGGTGCACCAAGTATAGGACTAATTTCAGGCAATTCAATCTTTCCAATACGCTCTAGGTTATCTACAACCTGCTTATGTTTGTATTTCAGCTGCTCTTCATAAGGCAGACTCTGCCACTTGCAACCTCCGCATACCCCAAAATGCTCACAGAAAGGCACAGCCCTATTTTCAGAATAGCTCTCGAAACGTACAACCTTACCTTCTGCGAAACTGCTTTTCTTGCGTGTAAGCTGAATATCTACTACATCACCCGGCACTGCATAAGGCACAAATACTGCCATGCCATCCACTTTGGCAATTGCTTTGCCTTCAGCTGCCACATCAGTTATAAGCACATTCTCTATTAGGGGAAGTTGTTTTCTCTTTCTTGCCATTCTTTATATTTTTTGGAGATACAAAGATAGGCATTTTCTATGTTAATACGGTATATTCCTATACACGACAAAATTCAACTTCATTCCTGTGAGAGGAGTTTCATGTACTATTGTGTTTCATCCACAATCAAAGAAATAATAAGCAAATCCTCAGCCACTCATCTTCATGTCTTTCACAAAAATATCATTTGCATTATGTTTTTCTAACCAAATAGTTCCAAGGTAATTTCCAGTCTTGTCAGTTTCAGCTTTTTGAATCATATCAAAGATGGAGGGGCCAATTAAATAAATATGTTATCACCCCTCCATTTTAAAAAATAGCAAGCAATTAAATTCACTTTTTAATAAAAGTCTGTATATAAAACTTCCCTCCTGAGTTCACCTTTACTACATATTCCCCTGCAGGTAGATCACTTACAGACACTTGAGAGGCTCGCTGATCAGTAGTAAATTGTTTAATCATAACAAACTCATTCCAAATCTCAATTTTGTAAAGCTGACTCCCAAAACTAATCGGTTCGTCTACATAATCATTATTTTCTTTTCCAGCAATATCTATAGTAACAATATCTGTTGCAGGATTAGGGAAAAGTGTGAAATATCCACTTCTTGATACTGTCACAATAGTATTTGCTGCAGAACCAAATCCACAAGGGCTAATTATCTGGCATGAAACACTATAAGTACCTTCAGCATGAAAGGTAATAGAATGGATGACAATATAAATAAGATACAACAAATGAAATCTTTCATTTTCTTAAAATCTTAATTAGACCATAATAATGTAAATTTATTGTCTTTCAACAATTTTAAATATTGATTGTGTTTTTCTGAATTAAATTCTATTCTTTCACCGTTGCAATAAAAAAACATCAACCCCTCAGAGAAATTTGAATTTACCAGATCCTCTATTGATACAATTTCTGTATCACCATCAATATAAAACGATACTTTGACAGGTCTATGAGATCTTAATTCTGTTATTTTTGATATTTCAGATAATAACCAAGCTGGGTTCTCAGTACCGCAAACACTTATTTCTATCTCTTCCATTGCCTCACTTCGGTTTTCACAATTAGAAAAAGATAAGATAATAGGCAAAATCAAAATGAATAAATATTTTTTCATAGTAATAATTATTAGAGATGACTTAATAATTCTGTATAAACATCGTAATTGTTCAGTATACCAGTATTTATAAAAACTTCCGTTTCTTCAGAGAATTTAATTCTGGTGTAATTTTCTTTAATGAGTTAGCAATTAAAAGTAAAGAGGCCCCCCTTTGAGTATACACTAAATAATTCGGGATTAGAAATTTTGTAATTTAAAATTTTAGCCATTTCTTCCTTCAACAATAATAATTCCTCTTTTGTAGAATTATTAAGACATTCATCGAAACTCAATAAGCATTCAATCAATGAATATTGATATATAACTTCACCTTTTTCTTCAGTATAGATCTTTGAGTTTATGTCGTTCTGGATTAATGCTAAGTTGATATATTTCAATAATACATAAAAATTATCATCCCTATTAAATAGTTCGATCAAACCATTAAATTCTTTTGACACTTTTACAACACCTTCTTTCAATGAGCTATAGGCATAAAAGTCAAAATTGAGTGGATAATTCAAACATAAACTTAATAGTGTTTGTGTTGAACATTTTTTAAGTACACTATCAGGTATTTGACATAATAATACTTTTTTTGAATGGGTTTTTAGTGATTTCCATTTTTCTGTACCTGGTTTTACAGGATAATCTCATTTAGGGTTTTCCGATAGTCGCGTTGTCATTTGTTCGTTTGAATATACATCTTCTGATAATTCCATTTTCACTTTTTCATCACATCCTAACAATAATTTCAAAATTACTGTAGTGAAAAGAGTAATTAATAAAATTGATTTGTTTTTCATAATTGTTTTTTTTGAATAAATAATAAAACGTAAATATTGCTAATATGATTTTATTAGCAAGCGAAACTGTCTGGTGGACTTAGTTCTGGCATAATATTAATTTTTAAGACATTAGACATTCAATGGTTATATATATATGATGTAAAACCATTAAAATGTTTTGTTAATTTTATGTTATATAATCACAAGCTTAGTTAATGTATTAAAATAAAGAACATAGTTGATATAAATCTAAATAGGCCATATCACATTTTCAGCGATATGGCCCACTTGTAAATTATTTAAACTCTATGCTAATTCGTCTGAATCTTAATACTACCCTTCCTCAATCCTTTTGCATTGGCCTCAAGAGTGATAGTTCCGGGAGTTTCTGAAGATTCTACAATTGCTACCAGTTTACCGTTGAACAAATGCATCTGTGGAAGATGAAACAGATCAAGACTTGAAGGATCGCCATTGGCACCTGCACGATAAGATCCGGCTCCCTTTACGTTGAATTTCACAAGTTCGCTTACATTGGGACAAAGATTGCCGTTTCTGTCAACAACTGAAACTGTTATGAACGAAAGGTCTTTTCCATCAGCAGAGATAACATTCCTGTCGGCTTCAAGAACCAGTCTGTGTGGCTTGCCTGCTGTGCGAATTTCTTTTTCCGCAACTGCATTGCCATCTTCATCATAAGCTACAACTTTAACTGTTCCCGGTTCATACTTGGTATCCATCCACATAAGACGATATCTTTTCTGACGCTCAAAAGATTTTTGTGCCTCAGCTGTATAGCTGCCTTCAATTCCAACAGAAAGATCTTTGGTTCTTACACCCTGACTCTTTCCATTAATGAAAAGTTCAGCTGACGGATAGTTAGTGTAAACAAAAACGGGAGTAACTTCACCTTCACGACCTTCCCAATTCCAGTGAGGCAAGATATGAAGTGTTTCCTCTTCTTTGTTCCAGTGGCTGCGATATAGATAGAATCTGTCTTTTGGAATACCCGCAAGGTCTACTGCACCAAACAGAGAACTGTGACTTGGCCAGTTACTGTAATAAGGAGTTGGCTCACCAAGGTAATCAATACCTGTCCATATAAACTCTCCCATTGTAAATGGCAGGTCATCATGCTGAATAAAATCATCTTCAGGAAGATTAGACCAGCCTGCATGTTCTACATCATAAGAAGATGCCTGGTGATCATCATACATCGCCATCTGTTTGCGCTCTACAGGGAATTTGTATACACCGCGCGAACTGAATGTTGAAGTAGTCTCAGTTCCCAGAATCACCTGCTGAGAGAGTATATCATAAGCTTCCTGATAACGGAATGACCTATAATTAAATCCCGGCACATCCATTATTGCTGCCATACCATTTGAAAAAACATGGTCCGGTCGATCCATCCCATTAGTGATAGGACGTGTAGGATCTTCTCTTTTAACTATATCCTGAAGGAAACTTGCAACTTTAGCTCCCTGTGGGTGACTCTGCTCTTCAACTTCATTACCAATACACCACATTATAACGCTGGCGCTGTTTCTGAAGTTATGAATCAGGTTTACCAGATCCTTCTCTGCCCATT
This portion of the Lascolabacillus massiliensis genome encodes:
- the rlmD gene encoding 23S rRNA (uracil(1939)-C(5))-methyltransferase RlmD; the encoded protein is MARKRKQLPLIENVLITDVAAEGKAIAKVDGMAVFVPYAVPGDVVDIQLTRKKSSFAEGKVVRFESYSENRAVPFCEHFGVCGGCKWQSLPYEEQLKYKHKQVVDNLERIGKIELPEISPILGAPKTNFYRNKLEYTFSDKRWLTDAEISSDKEFSRKNALGFHIPGMFDKVLDINKCWLMDDLQNDIRNSFRKFCLDNDYSFFDLRNQEGLMRTLVVRNTSIGEWMLIVVFYEDDREKREKLMSHIQTEFPQITSLLYVINQKANDTITDQEVITWSGRDHIFEEMEGLKFKIGPKSFYQTNSEQAYHLYEIAREFAQLSGDELVYDLYTGTGTIANFIARDTKKVIGIEYVEEAIADAKVNSEINGISNTLFFAGDMKDVLTTEFISEHGRPDVIITDPPRAGMHEDVVNAILIAKPERIVYVSCNPATQARDLSLLDSKYRVVRVQPVDMFPQTHHVENVVLLEKK
- a CDS encoding DUF4982 domain-containing protein, with the translated sequence MKRTSLIIISILATIFMSLGQTRSVVTLEKGWKFTREDNPQSKEVVYDDSNWESVRVPHDWAIYGPFDKSNDIHHMAIVQDGQTSAIEHYGRTGGLPFTGAGWYRINFTIPEFSDSKRVTVKFDGAMSNARVYVNGKEAGFWPYGYNTFYFDITDLLNDNGRDNTLAVRLENLEEGSRWYPGAGLYRNVHIITTNDSHIPVWGTYITTPEVNDEFAKVDVKTKVVTAGEDYNGKGVYKLVTEILDGDAKLVSSTESVLTTFDQNEFSQTLIVENPKLWDIKQPNLYKAVSKLYKDDQLVDEYNTTFGIRTIEVVADKGFYLNGRLVKFQGVCLHHDLGPLGAAVNDAAIRRQIRIMQDMGVNAIRTAHNMPSPDFVRIADEMGMMVMAESFDSWRIPKVRNGYNLYFDEWAEKDLVNLIHNFRNSASVIMWCIGNEVEEQSHPQGAKVASFLQDIVKREDPTRPITNGMDRPDHVFSNGMAAIMDVPGFNYRSFRYQEAYDILSQQVILGTETTSTFSSRGVYKFPVERKQMAMYDDHQASSYDVEHAGWSNLPEDDFIQHDDLPFTMGEFIWTGIDYLGEPTPYYSNWPSHSSLFGAVDLAGIPKDRFYLYRSHWNKEEETLHILPHWNWEGREGEVTPVFVYTNYPSAELFINGKSQGVRTKDLSVGIEGSYTAEAQKSFERQKRYRLMWMDTKYEPGTVKVVAYDEDGNAVAEKEIRTAGKPHRLVLEADRNVISADGKDLSFITVSVVDRNGNLCPNVSELVKFNVKGAGSYRAGANGDPSSLDLFHLPQMHLFNGKLVAIVESSETPGTITLEANAKGLRKGSIKIQTN
- a CDS encoding T9SS type A sorting domain-containing protein, whose product is MLYLIYIVIHSITFHAEGTYSVSCQIISPCGFGSAANTIVTVSRSGYFTLFPNPATDIVTIDIAGKENNDYVDEPISFGSQLYKIEIWNEFVMIKQFTTDQRASQVSVSDLPAGEYVVKVNSGGKFYIQTFIKK